CAGCTTTAAACTGCACTGTGGGAACAGACGGTTCTCAAAGCCACACATGCCACAAATTGCGGCGCGTAGCTGCCATTTAGTTGAATGATCTAGGGCAATTGTCAACTGCTATAAACGACATCTTTAACCGAACTTTAATACGACAAACTTTAAACTAAACATGGATACATCGCAGCAACAATAGAACAAATAAATTACGTTTCTGGCTGcatcaacaaattaatttaaaattaatttactaTATAACCTCTTGTTACGCAGCTAAAAACACAACgtttttaacaataaataactTTCATTTTGGTTGATGCCCATGTCAAAGAAGCTAACTATGACTACACATGTGTAAACTGAAACTGCAAATATCATATTGCATTCAGGAaggtatgtatatttatataaaacaatattATATTCTCCTAACAACCTGTCTATCTCAATCAAATGTGTCTTGTTTTGGAAAACATACCAAAATCTTAACTTACTGACCGCTTTCATTTTCATGAGtcaataaattgattaaaaagcAACTGGTGGTTTTATCAGGTTTCAGCCAACAGCGTGCCTTGACATTAAACCCCATCAGTCTAGGGGCTTGAACTTCATTAATTGGCGGGGATGCGGTGGGTCTGGGAGCCACATTCAAGAGCGACTTCCGAGCGCCAAGACTTGGGAGCAATGACTTTCCGCACAGCTGCAGATTTTCCTTCTGCGGCTTTGCTTATCGAGCGCCCAACCGCCAACGCATTTGACAACATTTGTTTCCTCATTACTCGTATACTTGGTAGAGATTTCACCAGCCGGAGCTGAATGTTAATTGCGCGATGCTGCGAGGAGGCATCTTGGCGGCATCTCTCGTCGTGCCAAAAGAAAGTgaaatggagatggaaatgggaaGCGTGGAAAGTCGACAAGCGGTGAAGATGTCTGCCAAGCCACCACAGGGTTCACAATCGGTCAGCTGGTGCTGATTTCGGTTGTCGGATTTCCCGCTCTTCATCCATTTAGCCATTTAGCCACTCAGCCTATCTGCAGTCTGCAGGAGTTGCCTTGGGGTCAACCGAATAATTTGGGCGGTCAACGAGTGTGGAAGAGTTGGACACGATCGTTATGTGACGGTAATGCTGATGAGCAGGAAGAGGGGACACCAGTTTGCGGAAATCGACGATGACAAATGTCCACAAATGCTTCCTCAGTCGGAGTGCACTTAAAATATGCAACTGGAAAATAATAAGTTATAATAAGAGAGAAATTTCAGTACTAACAGTTTTTTTCTGAGTTTTTTAGTTGGAGTGGGCGTttcaaaaaggtttttggaaaatggagaaaaatttacaagacaaacaaaaatgtaaaaatatatctCAACATTTTTCAAGAGATCTATAGAGATCTATATTTGTTGTAATGTCTTTTAATCCTTTTGAACGgttcattaaaaaaatatttataagcggAAGGTGAAAAATCTTGCTAGTGTGCTTCTTCGAGTCTGCTTTTGAATTTAGTGCTAATGCGTACAAGAAAGAGGCGTAACCAccgaaataataataaagtgcTAATAATTTGTGTGCAAACTTATGTTTGGAGTCGGGCCCCGAATAATCGATTCCTGGGCATAGCTGAGTTTGGGTCCGCTAGGTAATCGCTGAAAGCCCAGCTGCAAATGAACAAGTAAGGCACGTTGCCTTGGGTGTATAAAAGCGGGTAGGTTTCTTTTCAATCACAATAATACAAAGtctttaaaatgcaaaaggaAATGATTGTATTTCAAAAATGTAggatttttgaaaaaaaaaagcgtgGTTCTTAAAACCACTACTATTTTGGCTCAGGGGGttgcaatttcatttatttttcctaCGCAATGCTAATTGCTTGGCATATTCGCTCGAATTTGTTGTTCAtcttttatggtttttttcTCACTTTTTGCGGCCTGAAGCTTTACATTGGTTTGGGCATCTGACAGATACACGCGCGTAATTAAGATTGGAAACATAAACAATAAGACAAGTCTACGGCCAAATTGCCTCCCACCCTCCATTGGTTTGTGGGACGAAggttggccaaaataaatcaGCTAACAAGACCGACCGAACAGCaattaaaccaaaatcaaattttttctttataatttGGTAAATATTTGTGGGCTGCTTGAATTGGCTGAGGGGGATATGTTAGCCTAGCTGCCTATAATAATtacgcataaatatttgatgcGATTTTTTTTGGTATCAATTTTGTGTCAAGGATAAGCGGAACCACTGTCATATATTGGGGTTTTTGGTCGATGCgctttgattgattgattgatccGTCTTCGggggccaaaacaaaacgatACGCGAAAGAAAAATGATGCCTTAATGGGCGTTTAATTTGCTTTTTGATTCGTGTGCAACTTTTTAATGCGATGATTTCTTATCCGAAATAAAAtgaagtttatttaaaaacaagggTGAACGATACCGCCGGTTTTCTTGACTATAATATTCATGTCAtcgttaaaatatttaacattgtcaataataaaaacatgaTTTGAGTGGTTTGTAGCGTTAGAAAGAGCCGGACCAAAACCAAGTGTCAACGTTCAAAAACCAACTTGCACAGCTTGTGAGTCAATTGTCATATGTATGAATATACTTACCTAGTTTTcgacaaacagacaaacatGGACATGTCAATTGGCCTTTGGAGCTGATCAAGAtcatatgtatgcacatatgtatattctatCTTTAGGATCTACCTTCTAGGATCAAAAAAGCTTTCTTTGCATGTTGTAAGCAAAATTCGCTTGCAGTTTAGGACGCATTGGAAATTGTGGCAAGCCAGTCATGGAAGCAATTACCACGTGGAACCTTTTGCTCACCACTTTCGTTCCCTTCCCTGCACCAGTATTTGCTGGCGGAATTGCAGAGTAATTTGCAAACGCACCAATATCCAAGCCCAAGTCGCTGGTCAGCAATGACGACCTTAATTAGCGGGAAGAAGACGGCCGAAGAGGAATCAAAGCcaagaacaacagcaaatAATAGGCAAACACACATGCTTGTTTGAGGGGGAGAGAGCTGGAGTGCGGTGGGGTGCGGTGGGGTAAGTGAAGCGTTCATCGAGTAGAAGGGCGCACCGCGAATTCTAGGAAACCAATTAAGGCGCCACTCGAAGTCACGTTGGTTTCAAGCCAATGGAAATCGAACGAATTCCAAAtcaagctaaaaaaaaacagacgAACATGTCTCAATATATAAATCTTAACCATTccaaaactcaattaaaaaaaattttaagatGGAACGATTGAGGTTTActattgtaatatttttggCTTCATTTATTATGGACTTGATCAAAAAAATACATTCTTTTTAGCTTTAGTTTTTATAAGGCAAAAAATATACGTATTTACTCttaaatattccattaaaaatatttttaaaaaccgTATGTATGAACGCATATGGCacttaattaaatgttcagaatttaacaaatttcatttatggtAGTTACAGAAcctgttttacatttcacatGGGGTTCTTATGTCAGTTACTTGTTTTAATATGCTTGAATGAGTAACCCTAATTCGGCTTTGGCGACTTTAGATCTATGATATCATATTTAGAGACTCCAATAATTGGTGGGCCACCAGATTGTCCCTTGCTATAGGAACCTCCACCGTGAAGTCTATCGCCATCTTTTccactttcacttttttgcTGAGGGAAGTGCAAGTTTATTCCTGCATTGACAACGTCAAAAATACCCCCCATGAGTTTGTCAAGGTTTATTTGAGGTGCGTTGGAAAACGTTGGGTAAGCTGTAGTCCACTGGGTGGCCAAAAGGACACAAATTAAGTACTTCTGCAAATAaagattaatataaataaaataaattcaaaatacttCTTACCAGCAACTCCATTGCAAGTTGatttcaaaatgaatttattatcACTTTTAAGTCGCATTTATAGATTCTTTAAAGAAACACGTATGTGTACTTTGTACTATCAACAACAATTTGAATGACAACAACAAGATTATAAGAGGGCGTTTGTCAAAtgaaatatcaaaaaattaaatattataaagtaACCGACGTAGTTGTCGAATCTTTGAAACTTATTAAAGAAAGTCATACATGGTCCTCCTAAGTCCCAAACAATCCCCCAAGCCCAAATTCATACGCCACTGTATTTAATGCTATCAGTAATTACTTGCTGGCGACAACAAAGAATGTCACAGATGTCACCCCAAGGGTTGATAACTGTGATTAAAGGCCATTGCATGGTAAAGGCCTTCGATCAGCAAATGGTTGTTGGCCCATTTCTTCAGTATGTGTGGTAATGAGGAAACTcctatttttatttgtctagGTATTATATATAGCATCTCCttaataccaaaaatatatttattttaaaattagcTGGACTTCCAAAACATGTGTGTCTTGTTCAATTTCAAACCTAATAAAGTTTTTCTTACTGCTTTTCGTCTGTTTATGTAGGGTAGCTAACCACTGTGGCAAGGAGCTTGATGGACCCCTCTCATCAATTGAGATATTATGAAATCTACTGCACGCCCCGCTTTCCCCAGCGAGTGCGTGCGGTCCGCGTTCGCTAAGAAAAACGCATTCATGTATGcacatgtgtatgtatgtatgtatgtacaaacaTCCTTCTGGCCCTCGGACCCGAGCTGCGAAGGGAACTGATCTGAGCAGAGCTGAACTGGCGTTGCATAGCATTTGCCTTGTTAATGATGTGCCGTGTGCGCTTTTAAATAAAGTGCCGCCCATTATAATGAGCCGAGCGCACCACGTCCCAGTCCACAACTTTGCCTTCTTTGCCGCCTGCCGttacacagaaataaaaattgctttGGTATGtgaattttacattttatataaaacttGTTAAAATGCTATAATTCAACTTTTCAAGTATACCCTTTATCTTTAAGTTTGACCTAGACGCGAACAGTAGTATATAATACATAAAttaatacatacatttttatatgtaaatcATGTCGTAAGAAGATAAAGTGACAAATCGAATTAGGATGCTTcattcaaatttaaagaaaatgtgTTTATCGCAGTGTAGTTCTTACCAACCCCATTCAGCCATCGTCGTCGACATCCCAATCTTAACGTCATAAAGGAGCGGCACGCAGCGTCGAAACCCCTTTCCTATTCATTTCTGGCCTACGCATTGGGCCCGATTCTGTTTGTTGGCCCTGTTCGGGTTCTAATGAGCGGCCCATAAAACGCGCCAAAGTCTGCACATAAAAAAGTTCGTCGCAGACCAATGCCAAGGCCCATATGAAAGGCATAATTAAGGCTGCGAAACTCGCTCGACTGCAGACAGCTATTAACGAAagtaaaaaatgcatttaaatatcGAAATTaccaacaaacacaacaagcCCTATCCTTTGCCTTCCTGAAAACAATAAGCTATTGAAGATTTATTCGAGCTCAATTTAGGTAACTACAGTTTTTAAAACTTGTACATTTATGTATAATAGCAAATCGAACGAATGACATCTGAGATTTACTCTGGAAAATGTTGTTGACCATGTTTTTGAAAGCTGTCGAAATAATTATGTGCAAAACTTAATTACCAATCTAAGAGGGctgaaattataataatttattttagtagCGGACAATGTGCCTATCAAGCGTGAGCTCAGTGTAAACAAAAGTACttattttttgtacatataccctaaatattttaaaaaggatTCAACATGGGAATTCAATATTCGGGTAGGTGGGTCCGACTTGTGATATTAcatattgtacatatattaccAACGACACAAAGCTGGCGGCTGTGACACATCACTATTTGAAATTTCCCACTTGAAATGAGGCGGCAAAGAAATATTATCGTTGTCAGCTGCTGTCGCAAGTCGCATCTTCAATAAAAAGCAAGCACTTACGGTGGTTTCCAATccaaaaaggaggaaaattaaatattttccctgTGAAAATGTGCAAATAGAAAGTTGCCTCTCTCGCCCGCCCAGTGCAACAAAACAATTAAGGCAAGGTGAGAGGACAGTGGAGTGGATGGGTGGGAATCTGAGGCAAAACTGCAAGCTCAGCGAAAAGAAAGCAAGTGGCGCAACCTTAATGACAGTGGGCAGAGCACAGTTTGGCCGACACTGGACCCCCACCACCCATCTCGGGATCTTCGGGTTGCAGCCCCTTTTCTTGTGTGGTCGACAATTGTCATAACATAAACATTTGCACTCGGCCACAAATACACACAATCGCCAATCGCCTAATTATGGCCCTGCGCGGCTCTTCTTCTTGCAGCTCTTTGGGCCCATTCAATTGATTCAAATGCCCGACAATCTTTTCAATTATTTCTTATCACCTGCGGCAGGCACCAAGGCAAATGCACCTACACTGCCAGAAATGTTGTAGAGAATATTGGTCTATATTCTTAAAATAAATCGATCCccattaaatgcattttattataaattcgAATGGAAAGTACCTTCAATaatgtgttttgattttttaggTTAGTAGGAATTTaggtaatattttttatatttttagctaAGAGAGCTTCTTTCGAGTGCAATTTCATGGCTAGCTGACTACATTGTTGCAAGTTTTCGACCAAGTTACTAATGGCATTCGATGATTCTGTTGGTTTAGTCTTCATTCGTCCTCTAGCCAGAGATGCTTAGCATATTCTCCTATTGGAGGATGGAACGAGTATCTGAACGATCCCGGCCAACGACATTCGactaatataaatttttaagcAAACTTTCTGACTATCGCCACAACTTCTCCTGGCTTTTTGAATTATTCGGTCGCTTGCTGCCTGTTTTTTAGCAGCGGTCATGTTTTTGTATTGCAGCAAATTTTTGCGTTTAGCAATCGATACGAACGCGGTTTCGATTTCGGCGGATGACAGCAGTTTGATTAATTACCATGGCCAATGCAAAGGAAAATCGCTGTACGAGTTTGGTTTGGCGGTGCTTTGGCAAATTGTCCACAAGTTCCggtgaaaaggaaaaaactaTTTACCAATGTCTGGCGGGAAAGGGGATAAAAAAGGCTCGACTAATTTGCTGTCCGGTAAAACCCAAAGCTTTAAATTGGGAAAGTTGACCGGTTGTGGAGCCAtaattttaccatttttcaGGAATTTAATGCTTTTAGGAAAGCCTAACCTTTCGTGCACGTCGCTTAAATAAATGCTAAGGAAATTACATGATTGGTTTTCTCCTTAGCATCTTTTTAGAGTACTGATTGGAATATAATTATAGTTCTATGGTGTCTTCATTGTTCGCGAGGAGAGTTTAGACTGTTATTTATGTTACAAATGTCACCAAAGAAATATATCGAATTAGATTCACAATAGTTTTAGTGTACGCTTAACAATTTGTATTGTCACGATATTCATCATTTAATTCACACATTCATCATTGAACTCCAAGTTCTGCCAGTTTGGAATCCAAATCCAAGTCTTCCAAAAGGGAAACCACTCATGCAACCTGAGTTTACACCTGCACCAATCTGATGTCTTCATAACCGTAACCGTCTTACATCGATTCGATCGAACCGCCAAGCCACTTGCACTTTCAGCATCGTCATTCTACTCGCGGACAACTTTCATCTTTCATCCCGTATCTTTTGCTGCCTGCACTTTCGTTCAATCGGTCAACGCAACTTGGCTGGCGGTGTATGTGAATCTGTGTTTTTGTGCCCCTGCATCAGTACCAGTGCactaacaaaacaaaattaattcaatttgtgtaTTAGTTGATgaataaaaagtaaaagaaataTCTCTTGAGTAAATTCAATATCAATTgcgtatatatacattttttgtttggaaatTAGGCAATGTCACATCCAtgattaaatcaattaaaagccaattCATCGCATAGTTCGCTgtatttctcccagtgcaaATTTGTTGCGTTGCATTGCCTGGGGGCACCTTATGATGCCCGTCGATggtaatttgcatattttccgcATGCGCAGACGACTTGAGTCGTCCagtttattaaacaaaaatattgacATGAAAATCGGCTTTCGATTTCCACGGGACAAATTGTGCGGCACCACTGTTGCACCACACTGAAACGCTCCGCGCCACCGAAACGAGATTAAATGGAAAGTGAAGTTGCACATATGTGTGTACGTCGCCAATCAAGCCGATGAAGCTCTAAGCCAGAGCCTCCGATTCACAGTCTTAGCCAACTCTTTGGCACTCCGTCTGTGACTGTCGTCTGTGTAATTAGGACAAAATGTCTAATGTTGACCAATGCCGAAAAAGTAAATACAACTCGGTCCAGTTCGGTTTCGTTTTACGCACCTTAATGATCATTTAGCGGCCGGTGTTTGTTGGCCAGTTAGTCGTAGCGGCTTTAAGCCGATCAATCTGGCTGAAACTTTTACTTCGACTGGGAAAGTTCTTCCATTGCTTTGACCAAAGATGTCGCTATGTGGAACGTAAACAAAGATGGGTTGAGGGTTTTAGACTTCTCATTTTCTTtgggaaatgcaatttcatCGAAAGCGAAACTGAAAGTTTCCGCTTCTTGGGGATTTATCGATTTCTCAAATAGAAGAAGAGTGCCGCGGAATTCGTTTTTCAAGCATTAGGTTGTTTCTTTCCGCAGTTTTAATCAACATATTATACTAAACTGTTCCTCATTACTGCACCTTTTACCAACttattattgattttcaaaGTGTGCACAGCAAATCGTTTTAAGAAAAGGATTGCGGACAAAATGCCGTTAAGTCTTGGTGGCTCCATTAGCAACCGAGCAACCTGGCAACCGAAACACTCGCCCATTTCCCACTGCGCTGAgcaaaactaaattaaagcaacaattatttatttaatcatATTTTCTTGAGATTGA
This genomic stretch from Drosophila yakuba strain Tai18E2 chromosome 3R, Prin_Dyak_Tai18E2_2.1, whole genome shotgun sequence harbors:
- the LOC26534932 gene encoding uncharacterized protein LOC26534932, yielding MELLKYLICVLLATQWTTAYPTFSNAPQINLDKLMGGIFDVVNAGINLHFPQQKSESGKDGDRLHGGGSYSKGQSGGPPIIGVSKYDIIDLKSPKPN